The Lathyrus oleraceus cultivar Zhongwan6 chromosome 5, CAAS_Psat_ZW6_1.0, whole genome shotgun sequence genome includes the window ttatgatattttataaatatatatagattaccaatgttttaaaaatcaaATTGGACATTAAATCGATGAAACTCCGTATCAAAGTTCAATCGATTCAACCAATTCAACTGCATTTGAACCGGATATAAATAAAAAagattaaaaattaaaaaacataataaatgacattaaaataaataaatgtaaaataaaatttaaataaataagaatgcatctttaaatatttatggtattttataaatatatatagattaccaatgttttaaaaatcaaATTGGACATTAAATGAATGAAACTCCGTATCAAAGTTCAATCGATTCAACCAATTCAACTGCATTTGAACCggatataaataaaaaaaattaaaaattaaaaaacataaaaaatgacattaaaataaataactgtaaaataaaatttaaataaataagaATGCATCTTTAAATATTTATGATCTTTAAATATTTATTTCTAACTATGATGATCCACTAGAAGCCATTGTTAGTGAAACATATCCGAATTTTCTTAACAATTACAAGAATCCAGAATTTTTGCAATCAAGAGCTATATTGGCAGGAACAATTGAAACGGTTGACATCATAAATCAATATGTTTTGGGATTCATACCAGGTATGCGTTATCCATTGTAAACATATTTATAGATACATTCATATATTTGTATGTACTAACATagatttataataataaaatttcaaaatttttccCAAAGGTGAAGAAAAGGAATATTTAAGTTCAGATTCTGTAGACACTTTTGACGGTGAAGGAAATGAAGCTTTTGATGTTTTGACCCCAGAATTTTTGAATACACTTACAACTTCCAGTCTACCTAACCACAAGATTAAATTAAAGATTGGGACCCCTATTATGTTGCTTCGAAACATTGATCAACCTGAAGGTCTCTGCAATGGAACAAGGCTTATAGTTACAAGATTGGCAAACCACGTTATCGAGGCAAAGATTATATCTGGAAAGAATATTGGAGGGGTTATCTATATTCCAAGAATGGATATGACTCCAACACAATCTCCGTGGCCATTCAAAATGACTAGAAGGCAATTTCCCATAACTATATGTTATGCTATGACAATTAACAAATCTCAAGGTCAGTCATTGGATTATGTTGGATTGTATTTGCCTAGAAGTGTATTTAGTCATGGTCAACTATATGTTGCAATATCAAGGGTCAAAAGCAAAAAAGGGCTTAAGATATTAATCCATGACAAGGATAACCATCAATTGAATTCTACAACAAACGTCGTGttcaaagaagtttttgaaagCTTATAGAACATAAGTTTTTCATTAGTTATATTATATCAACAAATGTCGTTGTTTATTATTAGAATTTTATTGAATGAGTTGTATAAAATAtacattatgttttaacatttgtTTATATGGATGTAATTGTTTTTTACAAGGTAATgaatcatcacttcctaaaaggttgcaggcaggttttgtataaatccagttttttaaggaccaaagaattgtacgaagttaaatcatttttgttgctggacttatttctcacaattttaactaaaattgtgaaccttttgtttcaatatcttttgttgcattaaaccttactgtatcaattgcaattaatttcaatatttggtagtattcattactatattttaaaacaaattaggttctggtatttcttttacatggtttatgtattttggttaaataatcatttattatgaaggttaatatttgcgtttttatacctcaaattagtaacagattggaaaatttcatccattactaaataaatatatttttatttcttatgtccaaaatctcaatgataaatggaatatttattcataacattaacaatggaatgttaattatatatcaatataccaataaattgtaaaaatatttttatattatattttttgattatttccttaatataatatacaaaaaaattaagcaaattatattactataaattaataatgttttactttattatgtcccaaactggaaaaagttatttgtggaaattttttgaacccatttattgatcatttaacatccattacattaaaaaaaactcttatgcaataaatttgtgtacgttgatccaaccatatatatatatatatatatatatatatatatatatatatatatatatatatatataaacaaaaaaatatattatattttaattttttttaaataaattattgcacttgcgcgACCCGTGCGAACGCACGGGTCTTTTACTAGTGTTTAAGAATAAGTTCATACAGTTTGTCTGTAGATCCAAGAATTTATTATGATTGATATTTTAGGCATTATGCGGCATGAAATGTATGTTATGCTATGTAAATGATGCAAATGCATTGGTTTATTGAATGATGGGTgaaattggggtatgacactatcaccaaaagggtgatagttaactcatcaacttcaatgatcgccatcaccaaaaggatgatggtaagatcaacaTGACATTAAAGATCTGCCAttaccaaaaggatgaaggcTAGATCTCAATAACTTTAAAGATCGCTGACACCAAAAAGATGACAGTAAGATCATACTAATAAAGGttttccatcaccaaaaggataatgaccatcaccaaaaggatgacgaTAAGGTAATAATGACaaagatcgccatcaccaaaaggatgatggttagaTCGTAATAACTTTAAAGATCGTCGACACtaaaaggatgacagtaagattAAACAACAAAGcttgctatcaccaaaaggatgataataaaCACACAGTGACTTCAAATATCGCCATCACTAAAATAATGATGGTTGGATCATAATTTCAAAgattgtcatcaccaaaaggatgacagttTGATCAAACTGATTTCAAAGattgctgacaccaaaaggatgataataagatcaacaacaaaacctgctatcaccaaaaggatgatagtaagaaCATAATTCCCAAgatctccatcaccaaaaggatgatgtttaTCAAGATGACTTCAACGATCGCCACCACCAAAAAGATGATGGTTAGATCAACAACAACGACACATATCGacatcaccaaaaggatgatggttagaTCAATAACATATCTTGCTATCACtaaaaggatgacaataagtcACAATGATTGCAAAGATCGTCATCACCAAAATGTTGATGGTTAAGTTCAAGgaccaccatcaccaaaagtaTGATGGTTAGATCACAACTGACAGAGATGGCTATCACATAAAGGGTGATGGTTAAATAACAACTTCAAAtatcgccatcaccaaaaggatgatggttagaCCAAATCTCAAAGACTTACATCACCCAAAAGGATGATGGACATCGCCAAAAGGATGATGGACATCGCCAAAAGGATGATGGacatcaccaaaaggatgatgattaattttaattattaaGGGACTGccatcaaaaggatgatagtaaAAACTCTTGTTGGAAAATAAGACTATCGAAAAAAGGTCAATAGAACAAAATTTTTGGGGAATAAGACTATTAACAAAAGGTCAATAGAACAAACTCGTTGGGTAATATTGGAACATAAATAGGTAACACTTGCTTAGGGatatcaacaacaaaaggttaTAAAAAATATTCATTAAATAACACCATccttatcaacaaaaggttgaagggAAGGATTCATTAAAAGACATGATTCCTATCAATAAAAGGTTGAAGGAAGCAAATCACCGGGGAACTCCCAATGAGAAAACAATGCAGGGTTGAAACTCACTTAAATAAACGCAACTAACTTAACGGGGGATATCATACTCAACAACCAAAGGTTGAAGGAAACAACTCATTAGGGGACGTCCATTGAGAAATAATGAAGGGTAGGAACTCACTCAGAGAAATACCATTGATGACAGTCtgtcattgcatatatttagtcaAAGAATCAGAGTAAAACAAGTAGAATTCGAGAAAATATAAGgaagaatgaccaaagaatgagggaaaaatagctaagtgtgcaaattgtggacttagtgaGAATTTAAGTGAAAAAGgagcaaaagagagtgaagctTTAGAAATAATTACATCCACCATCGTGCACACAATATGGCATTAAAAGCTGCATCACGTGCATGATGTATGGTATCACGCACGTGATGGTCACTTTTCTAGGCCTTTTACTAACACATTTTGGTCCATTCTGACACCTTTAAAAAGGGATTTTCCgcactttcacaagggttacaATTTTGGGAGATTGAAACCCGAATTAAAGAGCACAAGTGGTGATTTTTGGAGTATTTGAATCCATTGGAGGCCATCTCTTCAAGGACTTCTTATGTTATATTTGTTTATCAATTATGGTATTTTTAATTACAATATGAGTAACCATTGGAGGCCATCTCTTCAAGGACTTCTTAGGTTAGGTTATGTTATGATAAACTTGTTctcaattgttggattctatgttgatttaaCCACTGTATAAACCTATTGATCTATAATcttattcaattgcttcttgttcgtaatgctttttatgtgagatactaTTTTAATCTGATTTTTAGCACATAGGAAATACTGACCATTAGTATATTTGTTAGACCTATGGCAATTGTCATAGTTACATTGGTTGAATATGGATAGGAGACCTCGAGTAGTGGCATAGAGAATTAACGTTCTATACATCGACTAACCATGCTTACATTGGATGACTAGGAATAGAAAGCTCCGAGTAGTGGTTAGTAAGTTATTTTGTGAGAGATAGACTATAACGGGTTTGTTAATTCTCCATGAGGTTATATTGATTAGATAATTCGTACagggcatcaaacatcaacaagaAAGGAATATGGGATTCTACAACACAACCTGACCACTTTCCTGACATTGTTTACTCGTTTATTTACTTTTTGCACTGAAACTCGAAACCCCTCCCCCCATTTGACTAGTTTTTATA containing:
- the LOC127082252 gene encoding uncharacterized protein LOC127082252, whose translation is MEDKIYHGGGDTYALEVTAEELQKLVSCSASAATGCGVLRWLKGVLYSNGGKSFRFSLANCLGCSEAIVSETYPNFLNNYKNPEFLQSRAILAGTIETVDIINQYVLGFIPGEEKEYLSSDSVDTFDGEGNEAFDVLTPEFLNTLTTSSLPNHKIKLKIGTPIMLLRNIDQPEGLCNGTRLIVTRLANHVIEAKIISGKNIGGVIYIPRMDMTPTQSPWPFKMTRRQFPITICYAMTINKSQGQSLDYVGLYLPRSVFSHGQLYVAISRVKSKKGLKILIHDKDNHQLNSTTNVVFKEVFESL